In Triplophysa rosa linkage group LG2, Trosa_1v2, whole genome shotgun sequence, the genomic window CACACTAACAATTTTTCTTCTTTATTGGAATGAAAGGTTTCCCACTGTATAGTGCACTGTCAGCACCTCACAGCTATGGCAATACAGTCTCATTTTCCTTCATCCAATCACATCTTTAGAAGCATCACCCAATAAAATAAGTAACTCCACCCATTTCACCGTACACATATTTAACTCTACTTCACCCCCTTCCTCTGTACATACCATTCTAGTAACACTGGGTTATCCACAAACCATGGAAATATTGACCTATCAAAATGAGTTATTGTCCAGGAACGCTATGTCCAGCAGTACAGTAGTTTCCAGGGAGGATGCCCTTGGCTACAGCCACACACTCAGTCATCAATTTGGATGGCAGCTCTACTGACCTACACCTAGATAACAAACCAATCTGAGAGTTTTTGTTTAGTGTGTATTTAAGAGTTTCATGCAGCATAAATATGACAATAAGCCGGACAGCACTAAGGATTCTTTCAAATGGAATCTAGTGCATAAAAAAGAGATTTGGATTTTTGTACAACACACTCAGCTCTTCTAACCACCATTAATAATGCCCTTTCAGTCAGCAGAGGAAAGAAGCTGGGCAGTTATCAAGTTCATAATTGATTATTTCCAACTGTCTGGTtagaacagaaaaagaaaagtgCTTGTAAAAGATTTTGCTCTGTCTTTGTTCTTGTCTTCATAATAAAACATCTCTGCAGACATTAAAGTGCTAGAGAATCCAAAAGTCTTATTTTCCCATCAAACAGAAACCATCCAACAGTTCTTTTATCAAACtaactattaaaaaaaaccttttttttctgttatttgggAATACAAACAATCTTAACTTTAATCCTGGACAAAAAGCAGTTTGTTTAGTGGACAGTTGGTTTAGAGtcttttaaaattacaaacacagtcctttaaaatgtattttattcgAACAATAAAAATGGTCTATACGCCCCTAGTTTATTCTCTGTTCAGCAGCTCCATCTGCTGTTCGAGGTGAATTTGCTGCCTTTACATAGGGTAAATATGGCGTGCATTAAGATTGAccagtaaaaatatatatacattttaaagcaaCGTTAAAAGTATTTACTTCACAGTCATTGGCCAatctttttctgtaaataaaaattaaataataaatcgAGTGTTACACTGCGTCTGTTGGGCTCTCACTAAattcttggtgtttcgagtcagatccgtgggcgtggcttgttcgttttgactaaatccttggtgtttcaagtcttacgaaacctttacccctaaccctaaccttactctaaccatctaaactacccatAATTGTTCAAATTGCCTAAAAAcacggttgcgtgatgacgtcagactcgaaacaccaaggatttagtgagagccgcgTCTGTTGCGCTCCATCTTGGAATGTTCTAGTTTAACCAAAACCGGGGGTGTCAGGTTTAACTACAGTTACTTGTTTGGTGACATAAATTGAAGACGTCATTCGGaaataaaatatgcttttgaacaacataaatgtttgttgtttgtcGTTAAACGTAACATGCTTAAATATTAATGAGTATTTAATGAACTGTAGGACAGGACACAGTGCGACACTCGGCGTGAGTTGGTTCGGTTCAGACATGGCGCTGAGTGGACTGAGCGGTTATGCTCGCGTTATACTGACTGATACATCAAAAGCAGCAGTGCTCCGAGGAGCCCTGCAGTCAGACTGTTTGAAATGTCGAGACGGAGGTATTTGCTACAACCTCATAATGCGATTATGTATTTAGTGTAACTTTAGCAGTACACACACCACCATAGTTAGCCACCCTACGAGCGAAGGGCCAATGTCAGGCTAAATGAAGTTGCATTCCATGCCTTATGTTCCATACAGTTATGCATACATGTGCAGCTAAACAGACTTGTCTTTGTTTGCCGTCCTTGCTGATGAAGGGCACTTAAATGTGTTTACCTGCCAGATCGGCACTtctcttaaaaatattgatgttaACGATTTCAGATTGCTTAATAGTGAAAGAACTTAACCAATATGCGTCACCCGTTTCAGCTAAACGCTATCTCTTATCTGAAGATGTCGTAAAGCTGCAGGATTTTCAGCACAGGAAACTTGCTGTGGCCCATCAAGTGGCAGGATCAAAAGGCAGGTGTCActttaaagaggtcatatgacacggTTAAAACGAatttatcgtttgttttagatgtaatgcaatatgTATACACGAtgtaaggtttaaaaacgctgcATTTCCCACAtatcgtgcatgtttgtatctcctctttgccaaCGCGCGGATTttatacaaagctcatcgctctgaaaagcgaggtgtgctatgattggcagtgcgtagtgattggtcgaatactgcaagcgtgtaacgcctcttaccatatttggaacatcaggttccaaagcaattgtactgacatgtACGTccattttactttcatttaaagTAACGTTTCACGGTCTTAGTCaaatagatttgtgggggtgtggttacacgaggcgtttcaggcaggtctgggtgagcattggcttttagatagaatgcatcttttgttcccacactttcatatttgcaattttacgtgtctaatacatgcatgggcaacttatatcacaccaaagacacagaaaaacacgtattcgcgccatatgacccctttaatactgTACCTCAGTACCATAGAATGTATTTCTCATAACAGAACTGACAATGTAGTTTATCTGATGTCCTGAATGTTCAACAGGTTATTATTTTGATATGGTAAATCAGAAGATGGAGAAAAATGAGCTAATCTTGAAAGATGAATTGAAACTCCTTTTGCACTTATGCCAGTCTGCAGAAGATGTTATCATAGCAAGAAATGCTATTTATAGGTAATTGTCTGGCCCACCTGCATTATTTTCCATATTTcatcattattcatttttataacaaagatgtttattttttcctaagtAGTAACAATTGAATTCTGCTCAGTGCTAGACCAAATATTATCTTAAAAATATGTGCTTAATGTATTCCTCTTTGTTTGATTTGCTGGGCAGGTACCATGAAGAGAATCGCAATATGGCATTTGGGGATTTCAGGTTTGGTCCTCTTTTTATGAGGTTATGCTATGAACTGGGTTTAGAGGAGCTGGCAGCCACAACTCTGATGGATTCGGTACTTTCACATAACCACACAATGAACAAAAGCACTGCTGTTTTCTAGATGACCACTTGTGGATAGATTGTATTTGAGATTGTGGTAAGAAGATGGAATTAATACtctttttgctttttaattttgtccTTGCATAGACACTGAAAGGGTTTTTTTCAGACTCCACATCCTTCAATATTGCCATTGACATGCTTTTCAATAAAGGATGCTATGAAAGTACGTTTCTTTGGCATGTATCTCTGTTACA contains:
- the ptcd2 gene encoding pentatricopeptide repeat-containing protein 2, mitochondrial, which gives rise to MLLNNINVCCLSLNVTCLNINEYLMNCRTGHSATLGVSWFGSDMALSGLSGYARVILTDTSKAAVLRGALQSDCLKCRDGAKRYLLSEDVVKLQDFQHRKLAVAHQVAGSKGYYFDMVNQKMEKNELILKDELKLLLHLCQSAEDVIIARNAIYRYHEENRNMAFGDFRFGPLFMRLCYELGLEELAATTLMDSTLKGFFSDSTSFNIAIDMLFNKGCYESGLDVVGKMKSHGVPFNKDTFTLAIATCYKLNTSKSYHVCLAVLEEGQTKGSLIPRHAYCFATALALKQNDAERAQTIFSQIMCIDSRLCQNLKVLLLAVSGSMKDAIYVLTTALVSKTPVFVKKPEFSQEVVNVLRKKSANGLWEGSVEQVVRRLDDAGQITEQTLDDFLCHTPLGKKRPLGIMEQERKTSRRTFRPLQSTLLSE